Proteins encoded in a region of the Tubulanus polymorphus chromosome 10, tnTubPoly1.2, whole genome shotgun sequence genome:
- the LOC141911794 gene encoding CCR4-NOT transcription complex subunit 9-like — protein MVLTTVSNNSYLTENNFIQMMNVGQPPAVGGVGQPPTPGPGSGVTQQQVDRDKIYQWIIELSYQETRENALLELSKKREVVPDLAPMLWNSFGTVAALLQEIINIYPAINPPNLTAHQSNRVCNALALLQCVASHPETRSAFLRAHIPLFLYPFLHTVSKTRPFEYLRLTSLGVIGALVKTDEQEVINFLLTTEIIPLCLRIMESGSELSKTVATFILQKILLDETGLSYICQTYERFSHVAMILGKMVLHLAKDQSARLLKHVVRCYLRLSDNPRAREALRQCLPDQLKDVTFANCLKDDNSTKRWLAQLLKNLETPDPRGIPMPPHGEMLK, from the exons ATGGTTTTAACTACAGTTAGCAACAATTCATACCTTACTGAAAATAACTTTATACAG ATGATGAATGTAGGTCAACCCCCTGCAGTCGGCGGTGTAGGTCAACCACCTACGCCCGGTCCCGGTTCAGGCGTTACTCAACAACAAGTCGACAGAGATAAAATATATCAATGGATTATTGAGTTGTCGTATCAAGAAACTAGAGAGAATGCTTTACTGGAACTCAG TAAAAAGCGAGAAGTTGTTCCGGATTTGGCTCCGATGTTGTGGAACTCGTTCGGTACGGTTGCCGCGTTACTGCAAgagattatcaacatttatccCGCTATTAATCCACCTAATCTTACA GCACATCAGTCGAACAGAGTTTGTAATGCTTTAGCGTTGTTACAATGTGTCGCATCTCATCCGGAAACTAGGTCGGCGTTTCTCAGAG ctcATATCCCGTTGTTTTTGTACCCGTTTTTACACACAGTCAGTAAAACTCGACCGTTTGAATATCTGCGTTTAACGAGTCTCGGAGTCATCGGCGCTCTAGTCAAA ACCGATGAACAAGAAGTGATAAATTTCCTATTGACGACTGAAATCATTCCACTTTGTTTGAGGATTATGGAATCGGGTAGTGAACTGTCAAAAACG GTAGCGACGTTTATTCTACAGAAGATTTTACTGGATGAAACCGGTTTGTCTTATATCTGCCAAACGTACGAACGATTCTCGCATGTCGCTATGATTCTG ggtaAAATGGTGCTCCATTTAGCTAAAGATCAATCGGCTCGATTATTAAAACATGTCGTTCGATGTTACCTGAGACTGTCCGATAATCCTCG GGCTCGCGAGGCGCTGCGTCAGTGTTTACCGGACCAGTTAAAGGACGTGACCTTCGCGAACTGTTTGAAGGACGATAATTCGACGAAACGCTGGCTCGCTCAATTACTGAAGAATCTCGAGACTCCAGACCCGCGCGGGATACCCATGCCTCCTCACGGAGAGATGCTTAAGTGA